One segment of Anatilimnocola aggregata DNA contains the following:
- the rnr gene encoding ribonuclease R, with protein MMNPEEEDVTLPTPADQHEEAEELSAHTADLEETNLDETESDEDADQAGEPVREKASPAARKLEPLVLAHVLRPQYQPVKPRVIAKQLKLPTEQHQALKICIRRLVKAGKLSYGSGHIVRPPVSQTKTGPAPVVVKSIDEIATQTRELKAKPKHEKAKQPERGLVTGKFRRAAKGFGFVRPLGTPRSAERTHDIFIPLKNTADAATGDTVIVRISRNRDSYEEEKQPKISGEIIKVAERSTHQFVGVYKEDGDVALVDVDAKIFANAVPVGDPGAKGAAPGDKVVIEMVQFPSHYDDGEAVITEVLGKRGDPGIDTLSILREFALPEAFPEEVIVAAREEAEKFDEAIGDRLDLTETTIVTIDPVDARDFDDAISLTKLDNDHWQLGVHIADVSHFVQPRSPLDREARERATSVYLPDRVIPMLPEVISNNLASLQPNKVRYTQTAMIEFNAVGVPVHAEFHRSAIKSCRRFAYEEVDEYLANPEPWRTKLTPAVFELLGRMHELAMILRKRRLDAGAIELTLPEVKIDLDRRGEVVGAHKVVNTVSHQIIEEFMLAANEATARLLFDRELPFLRRIHEQPDLRKLQALNGFIKELGIECEDLHSRFEIKRVIGEVAGHAEEHAVNYAVLRSMQKAVYSPVEEGHYALNSDHYCHFTSPIRRYPDLTIHRMIEAICLGKKPLADFDRQMLLGEHCSEREQRAEKAERELTKMKLLTFLAKKIGMRMPAVITGVEEYGLFAQGIDMPAEGMIRLETLGDDFYRYDAATHSLVGYRAGNRFRLGDRIEVQVAHVDVDRRELDFRVAKRVESDVPRRGGPSLGGGRRPKHDDAIKDQRRPFRSKGGGAGKPKPKGKRRRD; from the coding sequence ATGATGAATCCAGAAGAAGAAGATGTTACCCTCCCCACTCCAGCCGATCAGCATGAAGAGGCTGAGGAGTTGTCCGCGCACACAGCGGATCTTGAAGAGACGAATCTCGACGAGACCGAGTCCGACGAGGATGCCGACCAGGCCGGGGAGCCGGTTCGCGAGAAGGCCTCGCCGGCCGCCCGCAAGTTAGAGCCACTTGTGCTCGCGCATGTACTGCGGCCGCAGTATCAACCGGTCAAGCCGCGCGTGATTGCGAAGCAACTCAAGTTGCCCACCGAACAGCACCAGGCGCTCAAGATTTGCATTCGCCGGCTCGTGAAGGCTGGCAAGTTGTCGTATGGTTCGGGGCATATCGTTCGCCCGCCAGTGAGCCAGACCAAGACTGGCCCCGCGCCGGTGGTGGTCAAGTCGATCGACGAGATCGCGACGCAAACGCGCGAGTTAAAGGCGAAACCAAAACACGAAAAGGCGAAGCAGCCCGAGCGCGGGCTGGTCACCGGCAAGTTTCGCCGGGCAGCCAAAGGATTCGGCTTTGTCCGGCCCCTGGGTACGCCACGCAGTGCCGAGCGAACTCACGACATTTTCATACCGCTGAAGAACACAGCTGACGCAGCCACCGGTGACACGGTGATTGTGCGGATCAGTCGAAATCGCGATAGCTACGAAGAAGAAAAGCAACCGAAGATCAGCGGCGAAATCATCAAGGTCGCCGAACGAAGCACGCATCAGTTCGTCGGCGTTTATAAAGAAGACGGTGATGTCGCGCTGGTCGATGTCGACGCGAAGATCTTTGCGAATGCAGTTCCCGTCGGTGATCCCGGCGCGAAAGGCGCTGCTCCTGGCGACAAGGTCGTCATCGAGATGGTGCAGTTCCCGTCGCACTACGACGATGGCGAAGCGGTGATTACCGAAGTCCTCGGCAAGCGCGGCGATCCCGGCATCGATACCCTCTCGATCCTCCGTGAGTTCGCCCTGCCGGAAGCATTTCCCGAGGAAGTGATTGTGGCGGCCCGTGAAGAGGCCGAGAAATTCGACGAAGCAATCGGGGATCGCCTCGACCTGACCGAGACCACGATTGTCACTATCGACCCGGTCGATGCCCGCGACTTCGACGACGCAATTTCGCTCACCAAGCTCGACAACGATCATTGGCAACTGGGCGTGCACATCGCCGATGTGTCGCACTTCGTGCAGCCGCGCTCGCCACTTGATCGCGAAGCCCGCGAACGAGCAACGAGCGTGTACTTGCCTGATCGCGTCATTCCTATGCTGCCCGAAGTCATCAGCAACAATCTGGCCAGCTTGCAGCCGAACAAAGTCCGCTACACGCAAACTGCCATGATTGAGTTCAATGCGGTGGGCGTGCCCGTGCATGCGGAGTTCCACCGCAGTGCGATTAAGAGTTGTCGGCGGTTTGCCTATGAAGAGGTCGACGAGTATCTCGCCAACCCCGAACCATGGCGGACCAAGTTGACGCCTGCCGTGTTCGAACTGCTCGGACGCATGCACGAACTGGCGATGATCCTGCGCAAGCGACGCCTCGACGCCGGAGCTATCGAACTCACCCTGCCTGAAGTGAAGATCGATTTGGATCGACGCGGCGAAGTGGTTGGTGCGCACAAGGTGGTGAACACGGTCAGCCATCAAATCATCGAAGAGTTCATGCTCGCCGCAAACGAAGCGACCGCGCGATTGCTCTTCGATCGCGAGTTGCCGTTCCTCCGCCGCATTCACGAACAACCCGACCTGCGCAAATTGCAAGCGCTCAACGGCTTCATCAAGGAGCTAGGAATTGAGTGCGAAGACTTGCACAGCCGGTTCGAGATCAAGCGCGTGATCGGCGAAGTTGCCGGCCATGCCGAAGAACACGCCGTGAACTATGCTGTGCTGCGAAGCATGCAGAAGGCCGTTTATAGTCCGGTGGAAGAAGGGCACTACGCGCTGAACAGCGATCACTATTGCCACTTCACTTCGCCCATTCGGCGCTATCCCGACTTGACCATCCATCGCATGATCGAGGCGATTTGCCTGGGCAAAAAGCCACTCGCCGATTTCGACCGGCAGATGTTGCTGGGCGAACATTGCAGTGAGCGCGAACAGCGGGCCGAGAAGGCCGAGCGCGAACTGACCAAGATGAAGTTACTCACGTTCCTGGCCAAGAAGATCGGCATGCGAATGCCAGCGGTGATCACTGGCGTCGAAGAGTATGGACTCTTCGCCCAAGGGATCGACATGCCCGCCGAAGGGATGATTCGCCTGGAAACGTTGGGAGACGACTTCTATCGTTACGACGCTGCCACGCATAGCCTGGTCGGCTATCGCGCGGGGAATCGTTTCCGCTTGGGTGATCGCATTGAGGTGCAAGTGGCGCATGTCGATGTTGATCGCCGTGAACTTGACTTCCGCGTGGCCAAGCGAGTCGAGAGCGATGTGCCGCGGCGCGGTGGTCCGTCACTCGGTGGCGGTCGCCGACCGAAACACGATGACGCAATCAAAGACCAACGTCGACCCTTCCGCAGCAAGGGAGGTGGCGCTGGAAAGCCAAAGCCCAAAGGAAAGCGACGACGCGATTAG